The following is a genomic window from Engraulis encrasicolus isolate BLACKSEA-1 chromosome 13, IST_EnEncr_1.0, whole genome shotgun sequence.
TCTTGCATCTTCCCAACATTGAGCCAGAGGTTCTGCTCTGAACGCCTAACAGCTGAGGACACGCGGCTCTTGGCAGGAGACGCATCCTGTTGCAGGTTCCTGTGCTGTGGAGTCAGACCTCGCTGTAGCTTCCTGCTCTGTTGCCACAGAGGGAAGAGGGAGTAGAAAAGCTCACACTCTGGAGTGTaggtgagaaaagaagagaaaaaataaaCTGAGAGCTTTAATCTTACCCGCCACCTCAGTCACTTAGTAAAGATTTATACTACAAGATACCGAGGATACGAGGATCGATTAATAAGCTTATAGGCTACAACGGTTCTACACCATTCTACACCATGGTTCTATTACCTTTTGGTAATATTTATATACCAGCAGTTGGACAAGCATTATCGTCTGTGCTTTTTGTTCTCCAAATCTTTATAAAAGCTGCATGTACATTTGATGAACTCTGCTTGTCTTTTGGACAGACCTATCTTTGCAGGAGGTCTCTCACCTCCCTTTTGGCTGTACTCAAAAATCCTTTTGATTTCCTTTGATTTGCAACGCTCCCATCATGGTtcacagcacaccaaaacatagTGTATTGAACTTTTTAAACACCCTATCAAAGCTACATATTCAAATGATGATGTAGTTGATGGTGGTACATGCAATATGCGGAAATGAATCCTATTAATGCAGATTCAACGTAGTGGGAGATAGTTCCAATTGTAAAAGACCTCTATATATTCATTTTATTAGTATATTGTACATGTAttaccacacagtaaaaaatgcagtgttaattcaaacccTCAGGGAGTCaattttaacatcttctagagtgtatttggtcacagTGTATtatttcagtgttgaattaacacggaaTGTCATACTGCATAGAGGAAAACACATCACAAAATGGAAGAAACAGCTGAGAGAACTTTACAGTAGCCCACAAGTCATTGTAAAGGCATGACTCTAACAAGCCAGTACTTGACTGCACTGCAAAGTGAACAACATTAACCGATCGTCTTCCACAGCTGCCAGTGCCGATAAGGGCATGGACAGTGATGAGCTGTGTCCAACTGGCCCCCATTGGATGTCAGAAAAGCCCTATTTAATTAGGCACAAATGCGTTAACAGCCCAGACTTCAAAGGGTGCAGActtagtgagtgaatgagaggtacgagtaagagagagagagagagagagagagagagagagagagagagagagagagagagagagagagagagagagagagagagagagagagagagagagcgagcgagcgagctagCAACAGAGACAGAGTAACAGACAGAAGAGACTGAGGCATAGAGCAAGAGCGGGAAACAGAGAGTGTTTTCACTTTTTCGCTACTAAAAGTGTGGGTGTCCTGAGACAGCTGTGATGAAAGACGATGCATGTGCTGACTGCTGATGGCGGCCGTATACTGGAGTCACTGTTGCCAGCGCTGTGGCACATCATTAATTATGGAAACCTAGTTGCATTCTGCATGATTTAGTCTATAAAGCCACCGACGCAGAAGAGAAAGGGCTGGTTCTACTGTATTAAACAAGGTGCTAATTTTAGACAAGGTTTATggggggggcggcgggggggtggggggtcaaggTTTACAGGGATATTGCATATATTAAGtgataaagtcataaaatgtCAAAATTCCTTTTGAAACAGCTTGCAAACCTGAAGTTAAGATTATTGTGTAGTCAGCAACAGTGTAGTCAGAAAAATCTCCAGTCTCCAAATAGCCACTGCATGGTTAACTCCTGTTTGTCTAGTCACTAGACTCTAGTGCATGCATTATTACAGCATTCACACGAGAAGTCTTTTAAGTCTCTATGGACAATTGTGTTATGGCAACAGCCTGAAGGGCTAATGTACTTATGATATTGCTTGGGGAACGCATCAAAAGGTGAGTGTGCACCGGAGACATTTAGGCTATACTATGTGTCAACATTCACAACAATAACCTATAGGAGCACTGTGCATTTAAATATGCCAATGTTGTATGCCATATGTATGCCATATATTGTATGCCATCAGCCTACAGTAGCTCATCTctgggaaaaaaacacttttcaccGCAACCCTGTCATGCATGTTTGGCCCAACGCGACCCAGAGAACAGCAGGGGTTGTAAGGGGAGGCAATGGCTGAGGTTACACAACCGATACTGTACAGTGCTGCCGCAACAATGTGGCTCAATGTGGAGTCTTACAAGCCGGGGTGTGTCTCTGGATTATTCAGCCAGCATGACCTCCATTCTGACCACAACAGCTTTTCAATACAAAGTGGCAAATAAAAGGCCTTTTGCCGTGTAACATCATTTTAGAAtaaattattttatggttttctaAAGTAGGCCTAAAGCTTTATTTTCTACAGTACAATAGCTGTGTTCACCTCGTTAGTATCCTTGGCACAAGGTTATCTGTGTTCTCTTCACATTGTAATACACGCTTGCTTATCACAGTAGAAATACAAAGCAGTGAGTTCTGGCAGTGTAATCAGCTGGGGCACACCTTTAAATAACAGCCAACATAAACTACTTTGAATGTGAAGTGTTGCTTGCTTCATATTTTGTATTGCTAGAATGGCATATGTTACGGTTCATGCTATCTGTGAGGTTATTAGCATCACAAAAGAAAACAGTCACTCACAGTCATGAGTTCCTTCTGGAAGgacttcctctcctttccctccgaGTTGTTGCAGTCCTCTTTCAGCTTCTCCAGCACGGACGCCACCCTCTCGGGCTCGCTGTCCAGCTCCGTGCGACAGAAGTGGGTGAGGGGCAGGTTCACGTACCCCAGCGCGTCCGCAAACGCCCTCCAGCTGCCCACGTTCTCCATCAGCGTGGTTCTCACCGACGCGTAGATGTACGTAAGGAACTTGGTGGGCTTCAGAATCTGCTCGAGGAGGATTGTAGTGGTCAGGTCAGGACCGTTGAAGTAAATCGGCTTGACCTTTCCGACCACCAGCACGTTTTTGGCGTGGACCAGTCCGGTCTTTCCGTGGCAGTAACCGATGTACCATTCCTTAGTCCAAAGCTGTCCCTTGAGCTTGACTCGCTCTTCGCTGAGGAGGGCTACCACGTCTCCTTTCTTGTACTCCAACAGGTAGGGGTTCTTGTGCTGCCGAATCACAGTTTTGATCAACTTGCCAAATTTTATATTCGTGACCCGTCGCTCCAGGAACACCGGGTATTTTGTGGTGGTGGCGAGTGGCGAGAGCACAATTTTGTTCACCTCCTTCTTCTTCAAGAACCGCCTCTGCGCCGAGGTCTTTGGCGCCAGCTTCGGCGGCGGCTGGGGCGTCTGCACACAAAACTGAGCCAGAATGCAGTCTTTGTAGTCCTTGACCTGGATCCGGAGGGTGAAGTCGGACAGCTCCCCGGGGGTTCTCGTGGCGATCATGTAGATGAGCCGGCTCACCTTCCCCAGCTTCACCTGGAAGCCCCTgaccaccctctcctgccccATGGCTTTCACCTGATAGTTAGCCATGTTGGAGTAGACACCCAGTTCCAGATCCTGTGGCTTGGCCAGGACAAACTGATGCTTCCCCCACAGCTGCAGGGTCACAGGAAGGGATGACTGACCCTGCTTGCCCACCTCAGTGACCATCAGTGTCTTTGGGGCGCAGTCGTGGCCAAAAATGGCAACCACCGTCTTGAAGGACGGGTGGATGTGTTTAGGCCCGTAAACGCCAATGGTGATCTTCTTCACGACGTGTTCCCAGACAGACGCGTACGGAGCGACTGTTTGGGCTTGCGCCACGACGGACACGTACATGCAAGGCTCGAGATTGTCAAGGCGAACTTGAATAGTGTCTCCGTACATGTACACCTCTGGCACAGCGTTGTAGGGACCCTCTTTGCAGTCGCTCCGCACACAGATCACCTTGGCCACTTGCCTGCTCTCCATCTTCACCACCACAGACACATTCATCTCCAAGGTGATGGGCGTTTTGGTCTCCATGTTGCTCAGCTTGATCTCCACCACGGGGCTGACGGTGGTGCATCGGTCGTTGTTCAGCTCCAGCGGCGGGTTGAGAAGGGCCTTCATGGAGA
Proteins encoded in this region:
- the sh3bp4 gene encoding SH3 domain-binding protein 4 isoform X2; this translates as MAAHRIRTTNNNTALPRCKSEGTLIDLGESVTEASLTDVKVPSPSALRLDTTACINTAREVVAIKDYCPSSFTTLKFSKGERLFVLDTSGGEWWYAHNNTEMGYIPAAYVQPVNYRDSSFSDSGMIDSIGESTDEGEEAKELNLLGDWKGVILQPTELQNGNPFTDRTSTNPFLNGSVQGVAAVDQNLKSNRSSVDMLLFDTLTPSVGNSTSSNINISGFDGGALFDTSTDNPDNPFFRSKRSYSLSELSTLRAQRDAPQQGYTSFFGGLKAPAPEQFQSREDFRTAWLNHRKLARSCHDLDSLGQSPGWGQTQPIETNIVCKLDSSGGAVQLPDTNISIHIPQGHVAPGDTQQISMKALLNPPLELNNDRCTTVSPVVEIKLSNMETKTPITLEMNVSVVVKMESRQVAKVICVRSDCKEGPYNAVPEVYMYGDTIQVRLDNLEPCMYVSVVAQAQTVAPYASVWEHVVKKITIGVYGPKHIHPSFKTVVAIFGHDCAPKTLMVTEVGKQGQSSLPVTLQLWGKHQFVLAKPQDLELGVYSNMANYQVKAMGQERVVRGFQVKLGKVSRLIYMIATRTPGELSDFTLRIQVKDYKDCILAQFCVQTPQPPPKLAPKTSAQRRFLKKKEVNKIVLSPLATTTKYPVFLERRVTNIKFGKLIKTVIRQHKNPYLLEYKKGDVVALLSEERVKLKGQLWTKEWYIGYCHGKTGLVHAKNVLVVGKVKPIYFNGPDLTTTILLEQILKPTKFLTYIYASVRTTLMENVGSWRAFADALGYVNLPLTHFCRTELDSEPERVASVLEKLKEDCNNSEGKERKSFQKELMTSVSFSTPSSLCGNRAGSYSEV